One Nonomuraea angiospora DNA segment encodes these proteins:
- a CDS encoding acyltransferase family protein → MTVLLDRPTAAPAAPSRAGTRTAVRDPFIDLLRVFGMALIVFQHWTIPVLTYDGGRLTTGNALSTPGVWVVTWISQVMPLVFFAGGAANAISFARADKGAQRWLATRLRRLAWPLLPLAAVWIPLPHVLLTLGVPQQPLETGARLTGQLLWFLAVYLIAVTATPYALRLHERYGLRVPAALAAGAVLTDVVRFSTGFEALGYLNVVFVWMAVHQLGFFYAEGRLRRPWALAIGGYGAAALLVAYGPYPGSMIGLPGAEVSNMAPPTLAMLAVGIGQIGLVTLLRPWLLRLRTGRLLAWASPRIMTVYLWHMPALFAVTGVVVVLLGIDTPRPGSGLWLAGWPVWFGLLCLVMWPLLKGFHRFETPPALPYGKGGWGGTLASAVLIGGGVLTLTVGGFVPGGGPFLAVLALLGGLLLTAPRARG, encoded by the coding sequence ATGACCGTCCTGCTGGACCGCCCCACCGCCGCGCCCGCGGCGCCGTCCCGCGCGGGCACCCGCACGGCGGTGCGGGACCCGTTCATCGACCTGCTGCGTGTCTTCGGCATGGCGCTCATCGTGTTCCAGCACTGGACGATCCCGGTGCTGACCTATGACGGCGGCCGGCTGACCACGGGGAACGCGCTGTCGACGCCCGGCGTGTGGGTGGTGACGTGGATCAGCCAGGTCATGCCGCTGGTGTTCTTCGCGGGCGGCGCGGCGAACGCGATCAGCTTCGCCCGGGCGGACAAGGGCGCGCAGCGGTGGCTGGCGACGCGGCTGCGCCGGCTGGCCTGGCCGCTGCTGCCGCTGGCGGCGGTGTGGATCCCGCTCCCCCACGTGCTGCTCACGCTGGGGGTGCCGCAGCAGCCGCTGGAGACGGGCGCGCGGCTGACCGGCCAGCTCCTGTGGTTCCTGGCCGTCTACCTGATCGCCGTCACGGCCACCCCGTACGCGCTGCGCCTGCACGAGCGGTACGGCCTGCGCGTCCCCGCGGCGCTGGCGGCCGGGGCGGTGCTGACGGACGTGGTGCGCTTCTCGACCGGGTTCGAGGCGCTGGGCTACCTGAACGTCGTGTTCGTCTGGATGGCGGTCCACCAGCTCGGCTTCTTCTACGCCGAGGGCCGGCTGCGGCGCCCGTGGGCGCTGGCGATCGGCGGGTACGGGGCCGCGGCCCTGCTGGTGGCCTACGGCCCCTACCCGGGCAGCATGATCGGCCTGCCGGGCGCCGAGGTGTCGAACATGGCCCCGCCCACCCTCGCCATGCTGGCCGTCGGGATCGGCCAGATCGGCCTGGTCACCCTGCTGCGGCCGTGGCTGCTCCGGCTGCGCACCGGCCGCCTGCTGGCCTGGGCGAGCCCCAGGATCATGACCGTGTACCTCTGGCACATGCCGGCCCTGTTCGCGGTGACCGGCGTGGTGGTGGTCCTGCTGGGGATCGACACGCCGCGGCCCGGCAGCGGGTTGTGGCTGGCCGGGTGGCCGGTCTGGTTCGGGCTGCTGTGCCTGGTCATGTGGCCGTTGCTGAAGGGGTTCCACAGGTTCGAGACGCCGCCCGCGCTGCCGTACGGGAAGGGCGGATGGGGCGGCACGCTCGCCTCGGCCGTGCTGATCGGCGGTGGGGTGCTGACGCTGACGGTGGGCGGGTTCGTGCCCGGCGGCGGGCCGTTCCTCGCGGTGCTCGCCCTGCTCGGGGGGCTGCTGCTGACGGCGCCGCGGGCACGGGGTTGA
- a CDS encoding sensor histidine kinase: protein MRRVLLDTRYTLVGFPTAVIGFVIMLAGFAAGVGTAIVWLGVPLLAGTLLAARGFADAERGWLSDVLDRPPVRPRYKPAPPGAGRFRRVVNPLTSGQSWLDLLHGIINLPFAILSFVLTVVFWALPLAGLTYPIYGIITSRIPGNVELPELLGLGDGYGVNSIFYVSLGLVFALIMPFAVRGSALLRAGLGRALLTGVAELQERIDDLAQGRAAAVSAEANALRKLERDIHDGPQQRLVSLAMELSRAQRQLAKDPEAAQATIKSAISATRETLDELRALSRGIAPPILSDRGLAPALAALAGRCTVPVDLDVQTAERYQAAVENALYFVCAETLTNVAKHSRATSCAIQLVRIGDFLMLTIGDDGVGGAHVAKGHGLAGLADRLRAVDGELSVQSPDGGPTVIVAEVPCG, encoded by the coding sequence ATGAGGCGTGTCCTTCTCGACACCCGTTACACGCTCGTCGGCTTCCCCACGGCCGTCATCGGCTTCGTGATCATGCTCGCCGGCTTCGCGGCCGGCGTGGGCACGGCGATCGTGTGGCTGGGCGTGCCGCTGCTGGCCGGCACGCTGCTGGCCGCCCGGGGCTTCGCCGACGCGGAGCGCGGCTGGCTGTCCGACGTGCTGGACCGCCCGCCCGTACGGCCCCGCTACAAGCCCGCGCCGCCCGGGGCGGGCCGCTTCCGCCGGGTCGTCAACCCGCTGACCAGCGGGCAGTCCTGGCTCGACCTGCTGCACGGCATCATCAACCTGCCGTTCGCCATCCTGTCGTTCGTGCTCACCGTGGTGTTCTGGGCCCTCCCGCTGGCCGGCCTGACCTATCCGATCTACGGCATCATCACCTCGCGCATCCCCGGCAACGTGGAGCTGCCCGAGCTGCTCGGCCTGGGCGACGGCTACGGCGTCAACTCGATCTTCTACGTCTCCCTCGGCCTGGTCTTCGCGCTGATCATGCCGTTCGCCGTGCGCGGCTCCGCGCTGCTGCGCGCCGGGCTCGGCCGGGCCCTGCTGACCGGCGTGGCCGAGCTGCAGGAGCGCATCGACGACCTGGCCCAGGGCCGCGCCGCCGCCGTCTCCGCCGAGGCCAACGCGCTGCGCAAGCTGGAGCGCGACATCCACGACGGGCCGCAGCAGCGGCTGGTCTCGCTGGCCATGGAGCTGTCCCGGGCGCAGCGGCAGCTGGCCAAGGACCCCGAGGCGGCGCAGGCCACGATCAAGTCCGCCATCTCGGCCACCCGCGAGACGCTCGACGAGCTGCGCGCGCTCTCGCGCGGCATCGCGCCGCCGATCCTGTCCGACCGCGGTCTCGCGCCCGCGCTGGCCGCGCTGGCCGGGCGCTGCACGGTCCCCGTCGACCTCGACGTGCAGACCGCCGAGCGCTACCAGGCCGCGGTGGAGAACGCCCTCTACTTCGTCTGCGCCGAGACCCTCACCAACGTGGCCAAACACAGCCGCGCCACCAGCTGCGCGATCCAGCTGGTCCGCATCGGTGACTTCCTCATGCTCACGATCGGGGATGATGGGGTCGGCGGCGCGCACGTCGCCAAGGGACACGGTCTCGCCGGGCTGGCCGACCGGCTCCGCGCCGTCGACGGGGAGCTGAGCGTGCAGTCGCCGGACGGCGGGCCGACAGTGATCGTGGCGGAGGTGCCGTGCGGGTAG
- a CDS encoding response regulator transcription factor yields the protein MRVVVADDAVLIREGLVRLLEEFGCEVVATVGDGDALVGAIAEHRPDVSVVDVRMPPSFTDEGLRAAVEARRRVPGAPVLILSQYVEVSYADDLLADARGAVGYLLKDRVVDVDEFLEGLRRVAAGGTVFDPQVVSQLMVRRRKDDPLAQLTPREREVLGLMAEGKSNPAIGRQLVISDGAVEKHIRSIFNKLGLYAEDSDQHRRVLAVLTYLRS from the coding sequence GTGCGGGTAGTCGTGGCCGATGACGCGGTTCTGATCAGGGAGGGCCTGGTCAGGTTGCTGGAGGAGTTCGGCTGCGAGGTGGTGGCGACCGTCGGTGACGGCGACGCCCTCGTAGGGGCGATCGCCGAGCACAGGCCGGACGTGTCGGTGGTCGACGTGCGCATGCCGCCGTCGTTCACCGACGAAGGGCTCAGGGCGGCCGTGGAGGCGCGGCGCAGGGTGCCAGGGGCGCCCGTGCTGATCCTTTCGCAGTACGTCGAGGTCTCCTACGCCGACGACCTGCTCGCCGACGCCAGGGGCGCGGTGGGTTACCTGCTCAAGGACCGGGTCGTCGACGTGGACGAGTTCCTGGAGGGCCTGCGGCGCGTGGCCGCGGGCGGGACGGTGTTCGATCCGCAGGTGGTGTCCCAGTTGATGGTGCGCAGACGTAAGGACGATCCGCTGGCGCAGCTGACGCCGCGGGAGCGCGAGGTGCTCGGGTTGATGGCGGAGGGGAAGTCCAATCCGGCCATCGGACGGCAGCTCGTGATCAGTGACGGGGCCGTGGAGAAGCACATCAGGAGCATCTTCAACAAGCTCGGCCTCTACGCGGAGGACAGCGACCAGCATCGCCGGGTGCTCGCCGTCCTGACCTATTTGCGCTCCTGA